One Drosophila willistoni isolate 14030-0811.24 chromosome XL unlocalized genomic scaffold, UCI_dwil_1.1 Seg142, whole genome shotgun sequence genomic window, GTGGCTGGGGATGTGGAatatgatgatgacgacgatgatgatgatcattcCTGGCTGCTGCACTTTGCAATTGTTGCCAACATACACAACTGGCCACGCCCCACCGAatcaccaacacacacacatacatacacacacaaacacacccaCGTTTGCCCCGCGTTCGCCAGTTGAGTGCTTAAAAATACATTGCACGTTCAAATTGAAGTGGAAATGCAACGAAATGCATATAAAAAGCTCGTGTGAACAACgagaaagaagagaaaaaaaaaaccgaatgaaaaaaatagtagacagagcaaaaaaaaaaaaaaacaaatgtggCCATGGCTATTGAAAGCACTTCCAACATTCTAAATCTTTCGAAAGTAATTGAGATTCAGACGAATAAGAGAAGGACAGATGATGTAACGATTTCAATTCATCGTAATATTTTCCAATGCTATGTGAAATGTGTTGGgtgaaattgtttttcaaaCCTTGAAACAAAATGGAATTTGTGCATAATACATGGCATTGGCTTCTCTACCTCACGCTGTGGcgataacaaacaaaatgcaattatGGATTTACGCGGCGTATGCgcaatatttatatagatGCACACATAGCCAACATATacacaaaatacacacacatgtatgAACATACATACGTAAACACTCGTATATATGCAAATGTATGAATAAATCTGACTGCTGGTTACGCTATGCGGTTTGGCTTACATTTTAATTGAGTTTGGTTTGGTCGGCCCGGCCCAGTCATAAGCAATGGGCGGGGTGGCATGTGGCATGTGGCAGGGGGCAGGGGGATTATGATAAAGGGGAGCATCTGGAGATATtccaaaaagagaaaatttatGCCTCTTGGGTGCGAAAGACATcaaacacttgaaatattttgtgtAAACTTGAAAAATGACACGAAAGCGggccaaaaaaaacacacacacatacgtttatatatacatatatatatacatatatagatatgtgaCAGACAATGGTCTTTAGGGGTAAGAGGGGAGCATGGCATGcaaagcaaataaacaaacaaacaatttcgCAGAGTCTTGTTTGtgtctctatgtgtgtgtgtgtgtgtgtcttatGTCTCTCTGACATATGAGTTGTTATTGTGTTTGGGGCGGTAAAATGTTGCCACACACTCACTGGCACACATTCCTCTTGCTTTTGTTGTCTCGTCCTGTGCGTAAAGTGTTTTTGAAAGATGATTGATACGATTTGAAGTGCTTGGGCTGCTTACTCCATATGTACGCAGAGGGAGAGAGCAGGGGAGAGCGGAGAGTCCTCCTCCACACTCAGTCGTGGACCCCAGAAGCGTTGGCAGCGTAATGAAGCGGAAATCGATTTGGTGCGCATCGACTTCAACCCGTGCCAGTTGCCAAGGGAAAGCCGGGAAATCGCTTGCCGGCTGCAGGCGTGCGTGAAAAGTTTGACAGCGGTAAAAGCCGAAAGAGACAGAAAGCGACAGCGACCCAACAAGACAACGGGGCAACGTCTGCTCGATGCTAGCTAGAAGGATTCgcatccttttttttgtttgaggGAACATTGGCGGCAGCAGCATGATAAACAACAGACCCGCCATATACAAAAGCGTAAACAAGAAAATATTAAGCAGCAAAACAAGCCAGATgaaggaagaaaaagaaacgaaaagggaacccgaaaagaaaaaaaacagcagGAAAACACACTCacccatatatgtacatgcacAACATGGAAAAACCTAAACGAAAACCGAAATGCGCGAAAAACTTTTGCGGggtaacaacaaacaaaaattgtgaGTGAGCCCAATGCGAATGGATGAGCAGGAGGAAGAGACACGAAGAAAACCAACCAAcgacacacaacacacacacaaatgagaaaagagcaaaaaaaaaagaaaaaaaaacagataccctcaaaaaaccaaaaaaaaaagaagagagatGTGGggggaaaaaaggaaaagcgaTTTCCGCTACCGTCACCGACGTTCGTAACTTTTCACTTAAGCATTTTTGTCACGTCTGtcgtttttttctctcttcacCCCTCCGCCCcatcctctctctctctctctctctccaacATCCACACATTTTTTGTGTAATACATTTTTGTGTAATATCTTCACTCATCGGGGAAAAGGTATGATAACTTTGACATGAATCCGGAACacgaaaaagaacaaaaaaaggaacaaagaTAGCAACAGCAATTGGATCCGCAATCTATAAGTGAGAGTCATGAACTGAACTCGGAATTACCATCGATTCGGTTGCAATCTGAATCGAATGCTTTCACTTTTTATTCTCAAAGAGTTTAATTTGtcgttttatatttattttgtggggtaaatgttttaaaaaggTAGTTTAAGTTATATCttaaatgatttttctttttattgcaTTCCTCACTTTTTTTTACTAGTAGGTATTGTGCGTTATATCAAAGTTAATTCCAGTTATATCTTGCATGATATCCATTCTATTCCTCCCGCTATTCAATTCCTCTCCATTCCATTAATCTAcaccattccattccatttctTTTAGATCTCTTAGTTTTCTTATATAATACATATCCACTCCATTTTCTTCCATTTTTCATTCTTATTCGTTTCTATTCTTTTATTGAATGAATACCTTTTCATTTGATTAATCCAAGTtttaaatatcattatttattaCTTAAAAGTTTTTAGTTAATCTTTAACCCAATATTTTTCTCTGTATTCTATTTTtcctatttctatttctttatatttaactactttccattccattttatttcttttatcttTAGATTTCTTATACATTTCCCATTTCATTACTTAAATTCTTCATTCTTGttcgtttcttttcttttaattattgAATATCTGTTTTTTTCCATTATTTTTAGATAGTCTTCTCTACATTCTTCAATTATCTCTGTATTATTGTTTCccttcttttaatttcttttcatttcattcctGTTGATTCAATTCTTCTTTATTCCATTTTActtcaattattttttcatagttccaaacttttattttaatctGCTTTTTTTCTCAGCTTCTAGATCTAACTTTCTTTTTATCacgttttctttctttgctggcttttctttcatttttcaaGAAGGTTTTCTAGGCATTTTCTCgggttttcttttatatatgtatgtatatatgtataaatctTTTGCCACTATCTTTCGGATAAGATGTTAAAGATACTTTTGAGTTTTCCTTTATGTGTTAGATGTGTTTGCTATTAGCCcttttgcttcttcttttcTCTGCTTTCCTGTTTATATTTGCCTCCCCATCTATTTACAGTTACTCTCTTTTGCGTGCCGTTTCGAAAGAGTAATTTCTTATTCGTATGTTTTTCTGGTTCGTTATTGTTATTTGCTTTTTCCCCTAAAATCTTTACTTTCTGACTTGGTCTCTTTTTCCCCTTtctccttgtttttttttttaaggaaaCGAAGATTTTGGCCAGTtccttaatttctttttggttgtgtgtatataagtgtgtctttctgtgtgtgtgtgtgtgtgtcctttttatttgtgtgtttgtgtttttgccCTTGTGTTTACGTAGAAGGCAAAAATCATATTTTATTGTTATCGAAGTTTAGTGGCAGCAAATAAACATCGATGAGCATCTCTGAGTCAACGTgtatctcactctctctctctcactctccaTCCTTCTCATCCTCTCCACCCTCTTTGTTCCTCTGTGTATGCCATATCTCACTGGAGCAATGAGTTAGGCCACAGCAAATCCTGATGGATTTCTTCCTGGACTCCTTCCTACGTAATATGTAGGTACTAGCTAGAGTCGGTAACGCCAACATGTCTGCATGTTGGCAACAGGAAATGTGTTGCAACTACCGTTCCATGTTACCCATTTCGGCCCATCGCCTCCCCCTCCCCCAGCTTACTAGTCACTTGTCGCTGCATGGAGATGGCGGCTTATGCCATAACTTTTGACATAAACTgggtcagcagcagcaggactAGAAGCAGCGGCATTGTCAGGAACGCTGTCAGTCCTCATCAGTGGTGTCATCCTTTTCTtcctgatgctgctgctgctgctgctgctgttaccGATTACAAGGTTCTGGTCTCTGGACTTTTGGATCTCATAGGTCTCATGACATGTCCTATATGCCAGCCGACGACATTTCAGATTAGCCAAAAATGTTGACAAGTTCTATACACAGTTTAAATTTAGATGCCGGCCAAAAGTTTCGTTATCTTGCACTAACAACTTCATTCCACATATTTGCACAGTaaatttgcattatttttcaatttttataaaatttaagatCAAATTTTGTTCTACTTTGGAATGCTTTATCTCCCAAATAAGAGATAAGAATGCTTTATCTCCCATATTCACAATCGTCAGTAGGTAGAATATGTTAATAGGGAATATAACTTTTCCTTTCTTGCAAAAAATTGATACAAGTTTTAATTGTAGCCTCCTCCCCCCCTTAAATGGACTGTCATTAACATTCTTATAACATATCCTGCTCGTTCTGTTTTCTCCTCTCATTGAAACCATCAGCAAACAAATCATATTCACACTTTTGCCTTAACGTGACCCATCATTTTAAAGGGCATTAGGATTCCCCTCTTCTTTAACCTGTGTGAGAttgtgtgtgcctgtgtgtgtttttgtgcttttttatGGCTCTCAACACCTTTTctgagcgtgtgtgtgtgtgtgtgtgcataaaTTGTCGACTCTTGGCAGTTAACTGGCTAAAACTAAGCTGGCAATCCATCAAACCGCATGAAGTTTATAAAAACCTATACCACAAATGTGCCAAATGAGAGGCTTTCGGTTTTCTATTAACTGTCAGGAGTTTAATTTACAAGCACTTTGGCCATAAGACGTGAAAGTCCTagactgagagagagagagagagagagagagttagaCATGAGTCTGGAGCGTAGGTGCCCCATAAATTAAACCAaaagcacatacatacatacatagaggTTGAGGCCGTGGCCGGAAGTGAGGTCTGTTGGTTTGGTTTCATTTGGTTTACTTTACTTAggcttctctttctctcgtcCGTCTAATGAGTTTGTCAAGTTGAAAAAAGTTGcatgccacgcccacttaaCGCTGTGACATGTCCATGTTGATGTCCAAGTTACCACTTTCCTTGTCAAACGATGCGaattgtaattaaaatttaattgtttacaCTTTTCGACAAACGAGCGGAAATGGCAACGGAAGCGCCAAAGGCTTGGCCACGAGACGTCACCAATATGCCCCGTGCCACCCATTTCTTTGCCATCTCTAAACACCTTGCTCCATCACCGTTCACATTCAGTCATgatctctctgtctctttccctctctctgtctctgtgtcCCTGTCTCAGGTCTGTGTCCATTAGCTCTAAGTATTGTCGTGCTTGGCGCTTTTAATTGTCGCTGGCCTGATTTACATGAATGACGCCAAAAGTTCACAACACAAACACTAAGAGGGGATCGGAAATGTGTGGGGGTTTATGGCAACTGCTGTGAAGTTGGGGGAGAGGGCCTTTTGGGGGGCTGGTCTTAGCTCAGGGCGTGGCAGCAAGCACTGCGAACGTGACTCGCATGCCAATGGAATGCTTATCAAAGTGTATAAAATTCATAGAAATTATGACGCGAGTACAGAAAAAGTTGCAAAAAGGCACCAAGACCAGAAAGAGCAAAATGCTgaagagagaatgagatggcAGGCCAAACGGAAGTGCCACCAGAAGACGTTTGACGTTGAcacaatgtgtgtgtgtgtgagagtgtgtgcgggtgtgtgtgtgtgcgggtgtGTGTAGCGTAGGCGTGTCAAGACAGTGTGCTTAAGCGTTTTATTGTCTTTAAGGTTCATTAAGTCAAATGATGCAAAACGTTCAAGACCGAAATATAAAAGACTACCCAAATTTGGTGCCAACAAAATTCATCAATGACCAAACTCATACCACCAGAAGACGTTATTAGACCCAaatgtacctacatatgtatgtgtttctttttttctacttattaactcaaatataaaattgaatctgAAATCCTTTTCACTTGAAGACTAGACTAGACTATGGGCATGTCTAAgtgttaaataaaaattcgaCCAGAAAGAAACTAGATAACTAGATCTCTTCGCCGAATCCGATATCATGGTATTGGGGTCCACCAAGTTGATCAAAgattacaaattaaaagtcCAGACATGAATTTTGTAAATCTGTTTAAAATTGGCAAAATTACACATTCACATAATTTTTTAAGATTCTTTGACTATATTTACCTCAGTTTCTAAACGATTTTCGAAAGTTTTGTCTCAGTTTGATAGCAAACACTTCGAAGATTTTTCGCTAGTTTTTTAGTCGATATTTAAGGGAATAtagcatacatatgtatgtacatctgAAAGCAACAGAAACTCgtaattttaacaattttttcaaGAATTATTTTACATTGATCATTGGTGTTTTATTTATCAAAACAGATTCTGCTGTTATCACTAGTCTTCTTAAAAAGTATCGGAAATTAAAAagattataaatttaaaagccaGTGAAAATTGGATTATTCATTATATAGAATACGatacttttaaaatattacgACAAAACTGAGTTGAAATCGCCTACATAAtaagatatgtacatacatgtaaatatacaaaataagaaaaccaaataaatCAGTTCCTGTACGAAAACTGTATGGACTTTTGTGAATTTCGAGAAATAACACGTTTCAAGTTTCAGCATCCTTACAAATGAATCTATTTCACTTTTAAGTTTCAGCATTCTTAAATCTTTGAATCTATTTATCACACTTGcttcaaattttcaaaaaggttttttaaatacattcTAAAATTTTAGGTGTTACACTTCGTAAATACAAACTATCGCAATAAGGCTCCATTCGTTATGTAAACTCTGCTATAAAAAGCTTTACACCCCACAAAGAGTTTTGAATGCATGTACAATGTTTATATAAagataaattaaataaacataaaccTAAATTCCCAATTCCGACTAAACACATATAGGCAGTGGCGTAACTATCTCAACTTTTAGTGGGGAAAATTGAGCATTTTAGAGAAAAAATCTCTCGTTGATATCGAAATTCGTCTAGTTTTATAGGAGAAAAGAAATTCCCCTCACTAACCTTTTAAGGATCCGCCTCTGcatttatgtttatgtatttttaaaatacttgTGGTAGGTTTTCATTTGCAgagttttgcctttttgccgagttttaattcaaatgaTAACATATTACACACCCAAACCGCTCCACCACCCACACCACGACCAGCACCACCAACCCACGCGAATGACAGAACCTATCTCGAcgcacatacaaacacacttGGCAATTAAAAAAGTTGTCGCCTAGCGCTAAACGAGCGTTCATGAGGCAAAATCGAGTTAAAATGCtaaagcaaattaaattaaacagaaaacagaaacTGGTAAAACTTTTTGCTACAAATTCCGCCCTCTTGTGTATTTGTGGAAATGCCAAAAGAGAAAGGCAAAAacctttccttttttttttgtgtttggaCATCTGTGCCATATCAAGTGGCAACTACTTACCATAAcagtgaaaaagaaaacaaaagacatTAGCTAGAGGTTGTTTTATTTAAGCTTTTCTGATCTAATCCAATCTCCTCTTGTTTTACTGAGTTTCATACGATCTTCTCTTGATTTACTCAGTTCCATACCAGGAACTCGCATTGCCCTTCAAAGTCTTGGTGTATAATTCTTTGACACAGATCACCAAACACTGAGTCATCAGCAGCAGAATAAAATGGCATATGGAACGCAATGTGAGCTTGCGAAGGACATAATTCATTATTTGTGAGTAAATGTTTATAGCCAAAGCGAAACCATTTATTAGTAAGAATGGTGCTAAATAGTCTGGGGACTCCTACACAAAAGGTCAAATATGAAACGAGGgggatagagagagagacagatcTTCACTTACCTTCAGCACAGCATATAGGAGCATCATCCAGCACTGAATCtcaacaaatttaatcaaaagaCGAAGGCGAACAAAGCAATATGTTTTCCAattattcgatttttttaTCGTACGCAAGACGGACCATAATTCATTCTCATCGTGGTAGTAATATATAGACGTAAATAGCATAATATGGAAGATCTGAACATTATTCGATCAGATTAGTCGAAATACCTATCGCAAGAGAGGAGGCTCACTTACCAATCCCACAATACCATAGAGCGCGAGACAAAACCTGTGAAATGGAAGCATATCCTCTGTGCAAACCGAGCAGCTTCCCACATATTTTTGCAGTTTCCCAAATCCGGATATTAGTTCGGGCAACTTCCACATGTCATTCGAATCACAATTAATGGCCGATATATGGAAATAATGCTGCATTATATAGCATGATTTTTCACGTAAACCCATCATTATGCTTGTTATGGTAAAATCACAACctgaaaaatttacaaaaaactatTTGTAATGTGTAAAAGGAAAtcttatattttatattgaaaatttcGATATAGTTTGGAGCACAGTAAGTACAAACTGAACTAAAACAACTGAATACTGAATAGCTATGACCTTCATAGCTAAATTTGATTTGACGGAAAAAGTCATGGATATAtcgatttgaatttttttagctCAAATTTATTTCAACTTTCTAATAATTGAAATCTGACTCTCTTTTGTGATTTATCAACACTAGAGCAATAGGGGGAATTTACCAACACTGGCATTAACATTGAGTAATTTGCAGGTTCCTTGGCACCTTTAAAATCGAACAtaaattcaatatatttaatgATAACCgaaatttttggtttcttttacCCGTTTAAAATTGGAATagaatataaatttgtaatatataaataatggtTAACGTTTTCGGTTGTCTGAGAATGGTTTACCGGTTCAATAGGTCTTAGCTTGATGGCTTCGATTAGGGCCCAAATGAAGATAAAGTCAACAAGAGGCAAGGATTACACGGCACGACGACGTCGACAAAGCGGACAActacaacgacaacgacaacaataaggacgatgatgatgacgaggatgaggatgaggatgaggaaaCTGTTTCTGTTGCCGCTGATGATGAGGatgttgtgtatgtgtgtgtgtgcggttGCTCATACCCCTCTGCCCTTCCGCCTATCATTTGCGGTTGCTGGTCTGCTTCATTGGTTTTTGATTGTGTTTGGctgctttatttatttatgaggGCCATAAGAGTGGccagaaagaaagagaaaaacagagagagagagagagagcgagagaaaggTGGAGGGGCAGCGCGGCGAAATGTGAGAGGGATTCTTGGGGGGATCGTTCATAAAATATTAtatcttgttttattttcctgttctcttttttttgtcggtttttttatttattcaactTATGAAGAGCCTCGTCTCATAGCAAAGTTAAATTGCAAACAGGataaaagcagaaaaaaaaacccaaaaagaaaaagatatatacatatacagaaGCATAAGCAGTGAAAACAGGATAAGCAAGAGCCGAAGATGGGGAGATCTGAAGGCAAGTCGTGTGGCGAACTTCTCTTGGCTTTTTGTATAACTTTTGATTAATAGAGCGACGACAACCAGGCGGAGCAGGAAAATGGGTCCGGGTGGCAGCTGGCGTTGGCATAATTGCACTACACTGAGACCACTGACAGAAAATATCCGGCACccaaccatccatccatccattccTTGCCAACCCTCTTGGAGGGAGAACTCGGCTCCCTTGTCTGCACATGACAACAACTTGTGAGCCGGGAGCAGAAACTTCTTACGCTAAATTGATTCCGTTGAAAACAAGTGCTTGGAATGGAGTGGAATGATGGCTGGGCTCGACTGGGCTGGTCTGGGTTGGGTTGCTAGGGGGTTGGGCAGGAGTGTAGCATGCTGTATGGTTCAGTGctgggtctgggtctggaAGCCGCGTGAAACAAAAGCTCGTCAGGATAACAGACAAATGCACTTATGCCATGCAACTGAAGATGACTGAAAGACTGAAGACTGAcgtctacatacatatgtaaaaacaaacaactttGGCTTTAGTTTTCCTTTACCCTTTACCATTTCACCCCCACACTAAGACACACCTATTCCCGTCTCTCAgtccccctctctctcactctctatgTCTATCTGTCTTCTATCCATTTCCATCTG contains:
- the LOC111518896 gene encoding uncharacterized protein LOC111518896, translating into MMGLREKSCYIMQHYFHISAINCDSNDMWKLPELISGFGKLQKYVGSCSVCTEDMLPFHRFCLALYGIVGLIFHIMLFTSIYYYHDENELWSVLRTIKKSNNWKTYCFVRLRLLIKFVEIQCWMMLLYAVLKESPDYLAPFLLINGFALAINIYSQIMNYVLRKLTLRSICHFILLLMTQCLVICVKELYTKTLKGNASSWYGTE